The Lepeophtheirus salmonis chromosome 1, UVic_Lsal_1.4, whole genome shotgun sequence genome has a segment encoding these proteins:
- the LOC121132089 gene encoding uncharacterized protein, which translates to MYSPCSFISLLILLCTINELDATANDVVEDKKDEKLLSIFNVVTFPNTFCTGSASKNGTCYTADECETRGGTASGSCASGYGVCCVITLSCGGTSSDNCTYIEQSSFTSTSSLNSNPCTYTICKNSNMICRIRLTLRFTFTIANPFTTPVGADAAGTTITNAGATGDCVTDSFSFTSPGSRGSPVICGANSGQHMILDASDECNVLNFNIGSSAATSRSWTIKATQYTCGDYDSLGGPPGCLQYFTGTTGKISSFNYPTSETTTTTSSSHLSNQCYSICFRQEATKCSICFASAIAGQNTFGLSVSPNAASKVPWILNVPLITFKFQTE; encoded by the exons ATGT ATTCCCCTTGTTCATTTATATCACTGTTGATTCTCTTGTGTACAATCAATGAGCTGGATGCGACAGCAAATGATGTAGTGGAGGATAAGAAAGATGAGAAGCTTCTCTCCATATTCAATGTCGTCACATTCCCG AACACTTTTTGTACAGGTAGTGCAAGTAAAAACGGAACTTGCTACACTGCTGATGAATGTGAAACCAGAG GTGGAACCGCCTCCGGATCTTGTGCATCAGGCTATGGAGTATGCTGCGTCATTACATTGTCCTGTGGTGGAACCTCATCTGACAACTGCACCTATATTGAGCAATCCTCATTTACGAGTACAAGCTCACTTAACTCGAATCCATGCACTTACACCATATGCAAAAACAGTAATATGATTTGTAGGATTAGATTGACTTTACggttt ACCTTTACCATTGCAAATCCATTCACTACACCTGTAGGAGCTGATGCAGCCGGGACCACGATCACAAATGCTGGAGCTACAGGGGATTGTGTAACAGACAGTTTCAGTTTCACATCTCCAGGAAGTAGAGGATCTCCAGTTATTTGTGGTGCTAATAGTGGACAACACA TGATTTTGGATGCAAGTGACGAGTGCAATGTCTTAAACTTCAACATTGGCTCCTCCGCAGCCACATCCCGTTCATGGACCATTAAGGCAACACAATACACATGCGGAGATTATGACTCTCTTGGTGGACCTCCGGGCTGTCTTCAATACTTTACGGGAACCACTGGTAAAATTTCCTCCTTTAATTATCCCACGTCGGAGACAACAACAACTACATCCTCCTCTCACCTTTCGAATCAATGCTACAGTATATGTTTCAGACAAGAGGCAACTAAATGCTCCATTTGCTTTGCAAGTGCAATAGCAGGACAAAATACATTTGGATTGAGTGTAAGCCCCAATGCCGCCTCAAAAGTGCCGTGGATTCTGAATGTACCTCTGATTACCTTCAA ATTCCAAACGGAGTAG
- the LOC121114785 gene encoding uncharacterized protein yields MSDGAKVKTWIKCIQDGEFHRFQEEMSQDLNRNLSIQDESGRKILHWASSLGSFKHVVWLLQKGADVDPVDEALWTPLIIASSAGNEKIVRILLSFGALVDAKTDQGRTALFYACSRNRISIVKLLENVNADVNVQDKLGATSLHRATGVGHVELMNYLLNHFSNKINANLQDNIGNTPLHIACEEINFQCVEVLLKIGCDPSITNKEGKKAIELAPIDMQRKLQSYIDRFVIPK; encoded by the exons ATGAGTGACGGAGCAAAAGTTAAAACTTGGATAAAATGTATACAAGATGGGGAGTTTCATCGATTTCAAGAGGAAATGAGTCAGGATCTAAATAG GAATCTTTCCATACAAGATGAGTCTGGTCGAAAGATATTGCATTGGGCTTCATCCCTTGGGTCTTTTAAACATGTAGTATGGCTTCTTCAGAAAGGTGCTGACGTGGATCCCGTGGATGAAGCACT TTGGACTCCGTTAATTATTGCAAGCTCTGCTGGAAATGAAAAGATTGTAAGAATTCTTCTTTCCTTTGGAGCTTTAGTGGATGCTAAAACGGATCAGGGAAGAACTGCCTTATTCTATGCTTGCTCCAGAAATAGAATCTCTATTGTGAAATTGCTAGAAAATGTCAATGCGGATGTAAATGTACAGGATAAATTGGGAGCTACTTCTTTACATAGAGCAACAGGAGTTGGTCATGTaga GTTGATGAACTATTTACTAAACCATTtctccaataaaataaatgccAATTTACAGGATAACATTGGAAATACTCCCCTACACATTGCatgtgaagaaataaattttcaatgtgTTGAAGTACTTTTGAAAATAGGATGTGATCCATCTATAACTAacaaggaaggaaaaaaagccATAGAATTGGCCCCAATCGATATGCAGAGGAAGTTGCAGTCTTATATTGATCGTTTTgtaataccaaaataa
- the LOC121114777 gene encoding uncharacterized protein, whose protein sequence is MTRLQLIFVLFLLNIILVWGESKDRDGRLSLFSVVSFDNTECTSSDTSARCGTCYSSSECAEKGGRAAGNCAAGFGVCCLFIVDTCGSTISRNNSYFRSPGFPTAFTVTAATACAFTIQRCQSNICSIRLDFENLITSEPADGACGANNFDKITITSPSGFSPPGPGGLCGDGLSGQHMYVDTTLAGAVTFNVDAGTAAIANRAWNIKVTQIACDDMNRPPQGCTQYFTGPSGSIKSYNFDGGQINDGHLYSNCIRQEEGFCSIDYSAVGDNDFLLKAATAIKSQDAAIAIDCQETSVVIPTVLVPAAPPTLLEFCGGKFNTQSLQTEHGVARSTTTPFRFDFRAKTAADADGLAGFNLRYSQVPC, encoded by the exons ATGACAAgacttcaattaatttttgtactcTTTCTTTTGAATATCATTCTGGTATGGGGTGAGTCAAAGGATCGTGATGGAC GCTTGTCTCTCTTCAGCGTAGTTTCTTTCGATAACACAGAGTGTACATCATCAGATACTTCGGCGAGATGT GGAACATGCTATTCCAGCTCTGAATGCGCTGAAAAAGGAGGAAGAGCGGCTGGAAACTGTGCTGCTGGATTTGGAGTTTGTTGTCTATTCAt AGTTGATACGTGTGGTTCAACCATCAGTCGCAATAACAGTTACTTTAGAAGTCCTGGATTTCCAACTGCCTTTACTGTAACAGCAGCAACGGCTTGTGCATTCACAATTCAACGTTGTCAGTCAA acataTGTTCCATACGATTAGACTTTGAAAACCTTATTACCTCCGAGCCTGCTGACGGAGCCTGTGGAGCAAAcaactttgataaaattacaattaccaGCCCAAGTGGTTTTAGTCCTCCTGGCCCCGGGGGTCTTTGTGGAGATGGTTTATCAGGACAGCATA tgtATGTCGATACAACTTTAGCTGGTGCCGTCACGTTTAATGTCGATGCAGGAACAGCGGCCATTGCAAATCGTGCGTGGAACATTAAAGTTACCCAAATAGCCTGTGATGATATGAACAGACCCCCTCAAGGATGTACTCAATATTTTACAGGGCCTTCTGGCTCTATTAAGTCCTATAACTTTGATGGTGGTCAAATCAACGATGGGCATTTGTACTCCAACTGCATTCGACAGGAAGAGGGCTTTTGTAGCATTGATTATTCTGCAGTTGGAGATAATGACTTTTTACTTAAAGCAGCTACAGCAATAAAATCACAGGACGCAGCGATAGCGATTGATTGT CAAGAGACTTCAGTTGTTATCCCAACTGTTCTTGTTCCAGCTGCTCCCCCTACTTTATTAGAGTTCTGCGGTGGAAAATTCAATACACAGTCCCTTCAAACTGAACATGGTGTTGCAAGGA GTACTACAACTCCCTTTAGATTTGATTTTCGAGCAAAAACTGCTGCAGATGCCGATGGTTTAGCTGGATTCAATTTAAGGTATTCGCAGGTTCCATGTTAA